Proteins co-encoded in one Rattus rattus isolate New Zealand chromosome 5, Rrattus_CSIRO_v1, whole genome shotgun sequence genomic window:
- the Procr gene encoding endothelial protein C receptor, with translation MLTKFLSLLLLLLPGCAFCNSDGSQSLHMLQISYFPDPYHGRHQGNASLGKLLTHTLEGPSNNITILQLQDWQDPDSWARTESGLKLYLSQFNSLVQLIYRERKNNVVFPLTVSCSVGCELPPEEGSEPHVFFDVAVNGSAFVSFQPKTAIWVTGSQEPSEAINFTLKQLNTYNRTRYELQEFLQDTCVQYLENHITTQNTKGSQTGRSYTSLVLGILMGCFIIAGVAVGIFLCTGGRRC, from the exons atgTTGACGAAGTTTctgtcgctgctgctgctgctgctgcctggctGTGCCTTTTGTAACTCCGATG GCTCCCAAAGCCTGCACATGCTCCAGATCTCCTACTTCCCAGACCCCTATCACGGGAGGCATCAGGGCAACGCCTCTCTGGGAAAACTCCTGACACACACGCTGGAAGGCCCGAGCAACAACATCACcattctccagctccaggactgGCAGGATCCGGATAGCTGGGCGCGCACAGAGAGTGGCCTGAAGCTCTACCTGTCCCAGTTCAACAGCCTGGTGCAGTTAATCTATCGCGAGCGCAAGAACAACGTGGTCT TTCCTCTGACTGTTAGCTGCTCCGTGGGCTGTGAGCTGCCGCCTGAGGAGGGCTCTGAACCCCATGTCTTCTTTGATGTGGCCGTGAATGGAAGTGCCTTTGTAAGTTTCCAGCCGAAGACTGCCATATGGGTGACAGGCTCCCAGGAGCCCTCCGAAGCCATCAACTTCACCCTGAAGCAACTCAATACCTACAACCGGACTCGGTATGAACTGCAGGAATTTCTGCAGGACACCTGTGTGCAGTACCTGGAGAACCACATCACCACGCAAAACACCAAAG GGAGCCAAACAGGCCGCTCTTACACTTCACTGGTCCTGGGTATCCTGATGGGCTGTTTCATAATCGCTGGTGTGGCCGTGGGCATCTTCCTGTGCACAGGTGGACGGCGTTGCTAA